From the genome of Pseudomonas sp. gcc21, one region includes:
- a CDS encoding helix-turn-helix transcriptional regulator, which produces MKTDRKNTLFKVAETARALGHPARLQIVELLLDRHICVGGEIVRELGLAQSTVSEHLRILKQASIVCGEIEGPRVCYSLNPDGLALLSSWLQVTVEKVQQHGALCDDEGRCNSEGASHE; this is translated from the coding sequence ATGAAAACAGATAGGAAAAATACGCTTTTCAAGGTCGCTGAAACAGCGCGTGCACTGGGCCATCCGGCACGGCTGCAGATAGTTGAGTTGCTGCTTGATCGCCATATATGTGTAGGTGGCGAGATAGTCCGGGAACTCGGCCTCGCTCAGTCCACTGTATCCGAGCACCTGCGCATCCTGAAGCAGGCGAGCATCGTGTGCGGTGAAATAGAGGGGCCGCGTGTGTGTTATTCGCTCAATCCGGATGGCCTTGCGCTGCTTTCAAGCTGGTTGCAGGTCACCGTTGAAAAGGTACAGCAGCATGGCGCGCTCTGCGATGACGAGGGTCGATGTAATTCAGAAGGAGCGTCCCATGAGTAA
- a CDS encoding AdeC/AdeK/OprM family multidrug efflux complex outer membrane factor → MKRTLLSVSLAVTLSGCSMIPDFQRPESPVADSWPQGEAYSTSTNEQTANLGWGQFFQDPALRELIGVALENNRDLRVAALNVEATRALYRIQRSDLFPSISADGSGNRSRTPASLNPMGEADISSQYSATLGIGWELDLFGRLGSLREQALEEYLATEAAQRSVQISLIAAVANTYLTWQADQALLEITRGTLETYEESLSLTQRSYDVGVASSLELTQARTAVETARSSLARYTRLVAQDRNALAQLLGQRLPFRDVDPIDLQRSYLTDLPVGLPSELLVNRPDIVEAERRLRAANANIGAARAAFFPSISLTGAAGSASSDLDGLFDSGSDYWSFSPSISLPIFNAGRLRANLDYAEIIRDARVAEYERSIQEAFRDVSDGLAARDTYVQQVQAQSDLVEASESYFEIAERRYRTGVDSYLTLLDAQRQLFTAQQQLIGDRLSQLVSEVELFKALGGGWQAEAEAESIAAQ, encoded by the coding sequence GTGAAAAGAACCTTATTAAGCGTATCGCTGGCAGTCACGCTTAGCGGCTGCTCGATGATTCCTGATTTTCAACGGCCCGAATCCCCGGTAGCGGACAGTTGGCCGCAGGGCGAGGCGTATTCGACCAGTACTAACGAGCAAACCGCCAATCTGGGGTGGGGACAGTTTTTCCAGGACCCGGCGCTACGTGAGTTGATCGGCGTAGCGCTGGAAAATAACCGCGACCTGCGTGTCGCCGCACTCAATGTCGAGGCGACGCGGGCTTTGTATCGCATCCAGCGCTCGGATCTGTTTCCCTCAATCAGCGCTGATGGCAGTGGCAACCGCAGCCGCACGCCGGCCAGCCTGAACCCTATGGGCGAAGCTGATATCAGCAGTCAGTACAGCGCCACCCTGGGCATTGGCTGGGAGCTCGATCTGTTCGGTCGCCTGGGAAGCCTGCGCGAGCAGGCCCTTGAAGAATATCTGGCCACCGAAGCAGCTCAGCGCAGCGTACAGATCAGCCTCATCGCTGCCGTAGCCAACACCTATCTGACCTGGCAGGCCGATCAGGCGCTCCTGGAAATCACCCGCGGTACGCTTGAAACTTACGAGGAAAGCCTGTCGCTGACCCAGCGCAGCTATGACGTGGGGGTCGCCTCCTCATTGGAGCTGACCCAGGCCCGCACCGCTGTGGAAACGGCACGCAGCAGTCTCGCGCGCTATACCCGGCTGGTAGCCCAGGATCGCAACGCCCTGGCGCAACTCCTCGGCCAGCGTCTGCCGTTCAGGGATGTGGATCCAATTGATCTGCAACGCAGCTACCTCACCGATCTGCCGGTGGGATTGCCGTCGGAATTGTTGGTCAACCGGCCGGATATTGTTGAAGCTGAACGTCGGCTGCGCGCTGCCAACGCCAACATAGGCGCGGCCCGGGCAGCTTTCTTTCCGAGTATCAGCCTGACGGGTGCCGCAGGCAGCGCCAGCAGTGATCTGGACGGGTTGTTCGATAGTGGCTCGGATTACTGGAGCTTTTCACCAAGCATCAGCCTGCCCATCTTCAACGCCGGCCGTCTGCGTGCGAACCTTGATTACGCAGAGATCATTCGCGACGCCCGCGTAGCGGAGTACGAACGCTCCATTCAGGAAGCCTTCCGCGATGTATCAGATGGCCTTGCTGCGCGTGATACCTATGTGCAACAGGTACAGGCGCAAAGTGATCTGGTCGAAGCCAGCGAAAGCTATTTCGAGATTGCCGAGCGACGGTATCGCACGGGCGTCGACAGCTATCTCACCCTGCTTGATGCCCAGCGCCAGCTATTCACCGCACAGCAGCAGCTGATCGGCGACCGTCTGAGCCAGCTGGTCAGTGAAGTCGAGTTGTTCAAGGCGCTGGGTGGTGGCTGGCAGGCTGAGGCCGAGGCTGAGTCTATCGCTGCGCAATGA
- a CDS encoding tellurite resistance TerB family protein, giving the protein MITRGLLDQLLKSGSDLLQGQAGMKSSSQPSGRTDSPLAGLLSGVGGGALGGSAIGLLMGNKKARKVGKKVATYGGLAALGVIAYKAYGSWQQRTGNNTVSEPQTIDRLPPPQVEEHSQAILRAVIGAAKADGHVDDRERELIEGEINKLTEDRELQSWFDQELRRPLDPAEIARAASTPEMAAEMYLASLLMVDEENYMERAYLDELARQLKLDPELKTELERQAEQSVA; this is encoded by the coding sequence ATGATTACCCGTGGTCTGCTCGATCAATTATTGAAATCCGGTTCTGATCTGCTGCAAGGGCAGGCAGGCATGAAATCCTCCAGCCAGCCATCGGGCCGTACTGACTCTCCCCTGGCGGGACTGTTGTCCGGGGTCGGCGGTGGTGCCCTGGGTGGTTCGGCGATAGGCTTGCTGATGGGTAACAAGAAGGCCCGCAAGGTCGGCAAGAAGGTTGCTACCTACGGCGGGTTGGCTGCCCTGGGTGTGATCGCCTACAAGGCCTACGGCAGTTGGCAACAACGTACCGGCAACAACACGGTGAGCGAGCCACAAACCATAGATCGACTGCCCCCGCCGCAGGTTGAAGAGCACAGCCAGGCGATCCTGCGAGCGGTGATAGGGGCGGCCAAGGCGGACGGGCACGTTGATGACCGTGAGCGGGAGTTGATAGAAGGGGAAATCAATAAACTGACTGAGGATCGGGAACTGCAGAGCTGGTTCGACCAAGAGTTGCGCCGGCCACTTGATCCGGCCGAGATCGCCAGGGCCGCGAGCACGCCGGAAATGGCGGCTGAAATGTATCTGGCCAGTTTGCTGATGGTTGACGAAGAAAATTACATGGAGCGTGCGTATCTGGACGAACTGGCGCGGCAGTTGAAGCTTGATCCGGAACTGAAAACCGAGCTCGAGCGTCAGGCCGAACAGTCAGTCGCATGA
- the tsaA gene encoding tRNA (N6-threonylcarbamoyladenosine(37)-N6)-methyltransferase TrmO, producing the protein MGFSFEPVGQVHSCFREKFAIPRQPRLAPASTAVIELLPPYDQVEATEGLESSSHIWILFVFHAAPSGEAHLRVRPPRLGGNLKIGVFASRATHRPNSIGQSVVKLDAVQPGRLLISGHDLLHGTPVLDIKPYVPYVDSVANATNTLASSAPALIEVQWTPQALIQARDHASRLGQPVVELVEQCLAQDPKPAYQQPGPDRQYGAMFWDFNVTWHYPSGDRISVLALSSALA; encoded by the coding sequence ATGGGTTTCAGCTTCGAACCTGTCGGACAGGTTCATTCGTGTTTCCGGGAAAAATTTGCCATTCCGCGTCAGCCGCGCCTGGCACCCGCTTCAACAGCTGTCATTGAGTTGCTTCCACCCTATGACCAGGTCGAAGCAACCGAGGGGCTGGAGTCGTCCAGTCACATCTGGATACTCTTCGTCTTCCACGCCGCTCCTTCCGGAGAGGCGCACTTGAGAGTGCGTCCGCCCCGGCTCGGCGGCAACCTCAAGATCGGCGTGTTTGCCAGCCGCGCGACCCACAGACCCAATTCGATCGGTCAGTCAGTGGTGAAGCTGGACGCGGTGCAACCGGGCCGGTTGTTGATTTCAGGTCATGACCTGCTCCACGGCACGCCTGTGCTGGATATCAAGCCCTACGTGCCTTACGTCGACTCGGTAGCCAACGCGACCAACACCCTGGCATCCTCAGCGCCCGCATTGATCGAGGTGCAGTGGACCCCGCAGGCGCTTATTCAGGCGCGGGACCACGCCAGTCGACTGGGCCAACCGGTGGTTGAGCTAGTGGAACAATGTCTGGCGCAGGACCCCAAGCCCGCCTACCAGCAGCCCGGACCGGACCGGCAATACGGCGCTATGTTCTGGGATTTCAACGTCACCTGGCACTACCCCTCTGGCGATCGGATCAGCGTACTCGCCTTGTCATCTGCGCTTGCATGA
- a CDS encoding long-chain-fatty-acid--CoA ligase, which translates to MFDRHYDVWPALVPHFLELPRTCLYSNLAVSALRYPDHPAILYYGTALSYRELERQAQSMAGHLQQHGVKAGDRVLLYMQNSPQFVVSFYSILRANAVVVPVNPMNRRAELEYLITDTEADVALCGRELLDNVTGLLEEGSLRHVVVSAYSEYVTEPPVGELPDAVKLPSDIPQQPGLVAWQDALAANHIPGPLTTGPDDLCVIPYSSGTTGNPKGCVHTHHSVMATAVYCSVWGNAQHNSVQLVSVPLFHVTGMQVCMNSAIYIGGTQVIMTRWDRKTAAQLIQRHQITNWRNISTMVVDLLSEPTIDDYDLSSLQSIGGGGAAMPAAVAAKLENKTGLHYSEGYGLSETISATHMNPPQAPKPQCLGIPIIGVDSRIINIDTLEEVGPGESGEIVMHGEQVFQGYWRRDEATAEAFVELDGKRFFRSGDIGYYDEEGYFFLVDRVKRMINASGFKVWPAEVESLLYGHPAVQEVCIISVPDERRGETVKAVIVCAAGQNADAEDILAWCQENMSAYKCPKLIEFVDSLPKSPTGKIMWRALQEQEWSNAD; encoded by the coding sequence ATGTTCGATCGACACTACGATGTCTGGCCCGCCCTGGTTCCGCATTTCCTCGAGCTTCCCCGCACCTGCCTGTATAGCAACCTGGCGGTCTCGGCGCTGCGCTATCCGGACCATCCTGCCATTCTGTATTACGGCACCGCACTAAGTTACCGCGAGCTGGAACGTCAGGCGCAGAGCATGGCGGGACATCTGCAACAGCATGGCGTGAAGGCTGGGGACAGGGTTTTGCTGTACATGCAGAACAGCCCGCAGTTTGTGGTGAGCTTTTATTCCATTTTGCGGGCCAATGCCGTGGTCGTGCCGGTCAACCCGATGAACCGCCGCGCCGAACTTGAATACCTGATCACCGACACCGAGGCTGACGTCGCCCTCTGCGGCCGCGAGTTGCTGGACAACGTCACCGGATTGCTTGAGGAAGGTTCACTGCGCCATGTAGTCGTGAGCGCCTATAGCGAATATGTGACTGAACCGCCGGTCGGAGAGCTGCCCGATGCGGTGAAGCTGCCGAGTGATATTCCGCAACAGCCGGGTCTGGTCGCCTGGCAAGACGCCCTCGCGGCAAACCATATTCCCGGACCGCTGACTACCGGACCGGATGATCTCTGCGTGATTCCCTACAGCTCCGGCACGACCGGTAACCCCAAGGGCTGCGTGCATACGCACCACAGCGTCATGGCAACCGCCGTGTACTGTTCGGTATGGGGCAATGCCCAGCACAACAGCGTACAGCTGGTATCTGTGCCGCTGTTTCACGTGACCGGCATGCAGGTGTGCATGAACAGCGCGATCTATATCGGCGGCACTCAGGTGATCATGACGCGCTGGGACCGCAAGACCGCTGCGCAACTGATCCAGCGGCATCAGATCACCAACTGGCGGAACATCTCCACCATGGTGGTGGATCTGTTGTCGGAGCCAACCATCGATGACTATGACCTGAGCAGCCTGCAATCCATTGGCGGTGGCGGCGCGGCCATGCCGGCTGCGGTGGCAGCGAAACTGGAAAACAAGACCGGGTTGCACTATTCAGAGGGCTATGGTCTCTCGGAGACCATCAGCGCCACTCATATGAATCCACCGCAGGCACCCAAGCCACAATGTCTGGGCATTCCAATCATTGGAGTTGATTCGCGGATCATCAATATCGATACGCTGGAGGAGGTCGGTCCGGGCGAAAGCGGTGAGATCGTCATGCACGGGGAGCAAGTATTCCAGGGTTACTGGCGGCGGGACGAAGCCACTGCAGAGGCCTTCGTCGAGCTGGATGGCAAGCGTTTCTTCCGCTCTGGCGATATCGGCTACTACGACGAAGAGGGTTACTTCTTCCTGGTCGACCGGGTCAAGCGCATGATCAATGCCTCCGGCTTCAAGGTCTGGCCGGCGGAAGTCGAATCACTGCTCTACGGACACCCCGCAGTGCAGGAAGTCTGCATAATCTCAGTGCCCGACGAGCGCCGCGGCGAAACCGTCAAGGCCGTGATTGTTTGCGCTGCCGGTCAGAATGCAGACGCCGAAGACATCCTCGCCTGGTGCCAGGAAAATATGTCAGCCTATAAATGCCCCAAGCTGATCGAGTTCGTGGACAGCCTGCCGAAATCGCCCACCGGAAAAATCATGTGGCGAGCGCTGCAGGAACAGGAATGGAGCAATGCGGACTGA
- the arsB gene encoding ACR3 family arsenite efflux transporter, with protein sequence MSNTKQAISAFERYLSVWVALGIVVGIVLGSLFPHVFELLAAVEYGSVNFVVAVLIWFMVYPMMVSVDFTSLRRLHERPKGLVITLTVNWLIKPFSMALLGVLFFEYLFADLIDPANAGQYIAGLILLGAAPCTAMVFVWSQLTRGDATYTLAQVALNDVIMIFAFAPIVALLLGVTEIDVPWATLLLSVGLYVVIPLLAGVITRVKLSAGVSPQTAAQSLLRFNTQVKPFSVLGLLATVVLLFGFQGQVILDQPVLIALIAIPLLIQSYGIFALAYTAAKLWKVPFNIAAPCAMIGTSNFFELAVAVAIGMFGLNSGAALVTVVGVLVEVPVMLSLVAFANRTRHWFPGEGT encoded by the coding sequence ATGAGTAACACCAAACAGGCTATTTCAGCATTTGAGCGCTACCTTTCGGTCTGGGTAGCTCTGGGCATAGTGGTTGGCATTGTACTTGGCAGCCTGTTTCCGCATGTCTTCGAGCTGCTGGCAGCGGTTGAATATGGCTCGGTGAATTTTGTGGTGGCGGTGCTGATCTGGTTTATGGTCTATCCGATGATGGTCTCGGTGGATTTCACCAGTCTGCGGCGATTGCACGAACGGCCGAAGGGCCTGGTCATCACGCTCACGGTCAACTGGCTGATCAAGCCATTCAGCATGGCACTGCTGGGGGTATTGTTCTTCGAGTATCTGTTTGCGGATCTCATCGATCCGGCCAATGCAGGTCAGTACATCGCCGGGCTGATTCTGCTCGGCGCAGCGCCTTGCACGGCTATGGTATTTGTCTGGTCCCAGCTGACGCGAGGCGATGCCACCTACACTCTGGCTCAGGTGGCGTTGAATGACGTCATCATGATCTTCGCTTTTGCACCCATTGTGGCGCTGCTGCTCGGCGTCACCGAAATAGACGTTCCGTGGGCGACACTGTTGTTGTCGGTAGGGCTTTATGTGGTGATTCCGTTGTTGGCCGGGGTCATAACGCGGGTCAAACTCAGCGCGGGTGTTTCCCCTCAGACAGCTGCGCAATCGCTGCTGCGCTTCAACACACAGGTCAAACCCTTTTCGGTGTTGGGTTTGCTGGCTACCGTTGTGCTGCTGTTTGGCTTTCAGGGCCAGGTCATCCTTGATCAACCGGTGCTGATTGCCTTGATAGCGATCCCCCTGTTGATTCAGTCCTATGGGATTTTCGCCCTCGCCTACACTGCAGCGAAGCTCTGGAAGGTGCCGTTCAATATTGCCGCGCCGTGCGCCATGATCGGTACATCAAATTTCTTCGAACTGGCGGTAGCGGTTGCTATCGGAATGTTCGGCCTGAACTCAGGGGCCGCGCTGGTGACTGTTGTAGGGGTGCTGGTTGAAGTGCCGGTGATGCTTTCGCTGGTCGCCTTCGCCAACCGCACCCGGCACTGGTTTCCCGGCGAAGGCACCTGA
- a CDS encoding alpha/beta fold hydrolase, whose amino-acid sequence MEMLIGLIGLAVLIVIYVRRFLLRKETQPLQAETYNGEIFRVGKAVIARRAGTGTKSSVVAVHGFAENFTYFNRYYSAPHLELITLNCADYHLPVEKPKYVTADWTFVPKHQPGTIAYDAAVLNLAIENLVSHSSLRVHGHSRGGAVVLEAARQRPDLFVDAEVILEAPLLPQARPVQEISPIVAWLMPFYLAAWQQQPISEKNRTRWGPLADPHKRDMVMRFPFSTRTLSTLVTNMQDMENWTATTGPDIYRHVRCGAILLPTNDRILDPASMRTSAQQAENLQIIEIEDGSHFVIHDHPSSVPPVPHV is encoded by the coding sequence ATGGAAATGCTGATTGGACTTATCGGCCTGGCAGTGCTGATAGTGATTTATGTTCGTCGTTTTTTGCTTCGCAAGGAAACTCAACCGCTCCAGGCGGAAACCTACAACGGAGAAATCTTCAGGGTCGGTAAGGCTGTGATAGCCAGGCGAGCCGGTACTGGCACCAAATCCAGCGTGGTGGCGGTGCACGGTTTTGCTGAGAATTTCACCTATTTCAACCGGTATTACTCAGCGCCCCATCTGGAGCTGATCACGCTTAACTGCGCCGATTATCATCTGCCGGTCGAGAAACCAAAATACGTGACCGCAGACTGGACCTTCGTTCCCAAGCACCAGCCAGGCACGATTGCCTACGACGCGGCGGTGTTGAATCTGGCTATTGAGAATCTGGTCAGTCATAGCTCACTGCGGGTCCATGGGCACTCACGCGGCGGTGCGGTGGTGCTGGAAGCAGCACGCCAGCGTCCCGACCTGTTTGTGGATGCCGAGGTGATTCTGGAGGCACCGCTTTTGCCACAGGCCCGGCCTGTCCAGGAGATCTCGCCTATCGTCGCCTGGTTGATGCCGTTTTACCTGGCAGCCTGGCAACAACAGCCCATCTCGGAAAAAAACCGCACACGCTGGGGCCCACTGGCGGACCCACACAAGCGTGACATGGTGATGCGATTCCCCTTTAGCACAAGGACACTGTCCACCCTGGTTACCAACATGCAGGACATGGAAAACTGGACAGCAACCACCGGGCCTGATATCTACCGTCATGTTCGTTGCGGCGCCATACTGCTACCCACCAACGACCGGATTCTCGATCCGGCTTCCATGCGTACTAGCGCTCAACAGGCAGAGAACCTGCAGATCATCGAAATAGAAGATGGGAGCCATTTTGTGATTCACGATCATCCGTCATCCGTCCCCCCGGTTCCGCACGTCTGA
- a CDS encoding tetratricopeptide repeat-containing response regulator: protein MIDYSNKRVLIADDFSGFRTSVTAMLRQMAVRDVDSVATGEETLALCRNNRYDIILHDYNLGDGKNGQQVLEELHHTKRISPHCIFVMVTAESSQAMVIAALECEPDAYLTKPFNRASLEQRLDKLVQRKTTLKPILDAISRDDPQAVVGACRTMIQAQPRLAPLCQRYLADALAQLGQDAELEALLNELVGDRPLPWALVTLGNHQRTKGRLDEAQALYERGIELFPMLPALFDGLAAIHDARGDSLAAQQCLEQGIKISPHALQRQVELGKLARRNEDYAQATRAFRHAVGLGRNSAFRNAETHLQLAATLTEQDGPGAINPKTLLEIRQTLAEVDKTWKNDASLVARSNLLQGSALAKSGQKSEAERYAQMASEHLESLDGGLAPELALDVARQLRELGRADSADTVLATCAEMYGDDPVVLEQIAELIDNPEIIRSGEHAKAKNREGIKCYQQKQFEEALGLFRQASASQPRNISYALNTAQSLLRLLTQTPDEALKAECLRCLAQAHNMPTTDKRYERYQKLRKAVEAL, encoded by the coding sequence ATGATTGATTACAGCAACAAGCGGGTGCTGATAGCGGATGATTTTTCCGGTTTCCGCACATCGGTTACCGCCATGCTACGCCAGATGGCAGTGCGCGACGTCGATTCGGTCGCGACAGGCGAAGAGACCCTCGCGCTATGCCGGAATAACCGATACGACATCATTCTGCACGACTACAACCTCGGTGACGGCAAGAACGGCCAGCAGGTGCTGGAAGAATTGCATCACACCAAGCGCATCAGTCCGCATTGCATCTTTGTCATGGTTACCGCTGAAAGCAGCCAGGCGATGGTCATAGCAGCCTTGGAATGCGAACCCGACGCGTATCTCACCAAGCCGTTCAACCGCGCCAGTCTCGAACAACGCCTGGATAAACTGGTCCAACGCAAGACGACGCTCAAACCAATACTGGACGCGATCAGCCGGGATGACCCGCAGGCCGTGGTTGGCGCCTGTCGAACAATGATCCAGGCGCAGCCGCGACTCGCCCCGCTATGTCAGCGTTATCTGGCCGACGCGCTGGCGCAGCTCGGTCAGGATGCCGAACTGGAAGCCTTGCTTAACGAACTGGTCGGGGATCGACCTCTACCCTGGGCGCTGGTCACATTGGGCAATCATCAGCGTACTAAAGGCCGGCTCGATGAAGCGCAGGCGCTGTACGAGCGAGGTATCGAATTATTTCCGATGCTCCCCGCCCTGTTTGACGGACTAGCCGCTATACATGACGCGCGTGGCGATAGCCTTGCCGCCCAGCAGTGTCTGGAGCAGGGCATAAAAATCTCACCCCACGCCCTACAGCGCCAGGTGGAACTAGGCAAGCTAGCGCGGCGCAACGAAGATTATGCTCAGGCTACCCGCGCCTTTCGCCACGCTGTTGGCCTGGGCCGCAATTCAGCCTTTCGTAACGCTGAAACGCATCTCCAGCTGGCCGCCACCCTGACCGAGCAGGACGGTCCGGGCGCAATTAACCCCAAAACGCTGCTCGAGATTCGTCAGACATTGGCCGAAGTGGATAAAACCTGGAAGAACGATGCGAGTTTGGTCGCCCGTTCAAATTTGCTGCAAGGGAGCGCACTGGCTAAAAGTGGCCAGAAGAGCGAAGCGGAGCGTTACGCCCAGATGGCCTCCGAACACCTTGAGTCTTTGGACGGCGGCCTGGCTCCGGAACTGGCACTGGACGTCGCGAGACAACTGCGTGAACTAGGCCGTGCGGATAGCGCAGACACTGTATTGGCCACCTGCGCCGAAATGTATGGGGACGATCCGGTGGTGCTCGAGCAAATCGCCGAGTTGATCGACAACCCGGAGATCATAAGAAGCGGGGAGCATGCCAAAGCGAAAAACCGTGAAGGCATCAAGTGCTATCAGCAGAAACAGTTTGAGGAAGCGCTGGGATTGTTTCGTCAGGCCAGTGCAAGCCAACCGCGCAACATCAGCTACGCATTGAATACGGCGCAATCCCTGCTGCGATTGCTGACACAAACGCCCGATGAGGCCCTCAAGGCTGAATGTTTAAGGTGTCTCGCTCAGGCGCACAACATGCCCACCACTGACAAGCGATACGAGCGCTATCAGAAACTGCGCAAGGCGGTGGAAGCGCTATGA
- a CDS encoding sensor histidine kinase KdpD: MNDDREQPGAGLDFSTVIASTVHDMKNSLAMLMQAYSQSLASLPAELSNSREHGVIEYESLRLNGMLVQMLGLYKLQVNQLPLRPAWIEMDDFLEAQLARHDNILRARHIDGSYEVEEEGMLGYFDTELVGSVVANVINNSIRYARSAIQLHAGIRDGQLSITICDDGEGYPLAMIERQSEYVMGIDLSTGSTGLGLYFGERIARLHQRNGIPGHIELSNDSPLGGGSFRILLP; this comes from the coding sequence ATGAACGACGATCGCGAACAACCGGGCGCAGGCCTCGACTTTTCCACTGTCATCGCCTCTACCGTACATGACATGAAGAATTCCTTGGCCATGTTGATGCAGGCTTACAGCCAATCCCTGGCCAGCCTGCCGGCGGAACTGAGTAACAGCCGTGAACACGGCGTGATCGAATATGAGTCCCTGCGTCTTAACGGCATGCTGGTGCAGATGCTTGGCCTGTACAAGCTGCAGGTTAACCAACTGCCCCTGCGGCCTGCCTGGATTGAAATGGACGACTTTCTCGAAGCGCAGCTGGCCCGCCACGACAATATTCTGCGGGCCCGCCACATCGACGGCAGTTATGAGGTCGAAGAAGAAGGCATGCTCGGCTATTTCGATACGGAGCTGGTCGGCTCGGTGGTGGCGAACGTGATCAACAATTCCATACGTTACGCACGCTCGGCCATCCAACTGCATGCGGGTATACGCGACGGCCAGCTCTCAATCACCATTTGCGACGACGGCGAGGGTTATCCGCTAGCGATGATCGAACGCCAATCGGAGTATGTGATGGGCATTGATCTGAGTACCGGGAGCACCGGGCTCGGTCTGTATTTTGGCGAACGCATCGCCCGGCTGCACCAGCGCAACGGCATACCGGGCCATATTGAACTGAGTAACGACAGCCCGCTTGGCGGCGGAAGCTTCCGCATTCTGTTGCCCTGA